The nucleotide window TCCTCTCAAAAACCTTGTATTTAGTTCTTATTATCATAATTGGACATGACAATGGAACTGTTTTCCTTGAATTTAGTTAATTAGTTGACACAGACTTTAGAATTCAAAGGAAGTATGGTGTGTGGATAACAAATTAACTTCACTTCATGACTACCTGCATGTTGTAGAAAGGATTCTGTAGGAAACATGGAGAATTACAATTAATTtaccttgttgttgttttttttattttttttattttttatttttttattttttagtcccAGGAGGAAGTGTGCGACCTTCTTCATGCTGCcccttttcaaaacattttgccAAGAGTGTACATCAAAGGTATATTTGGTtggaaataattcaaaataaggAGATGTTTATTTGAAATTTTTGTACACTGATCACACTGACCagatattgttaattttaaatataGAGGGAGAGCGCCTAGAGGTGAGGATGAAAAGGCTCGAAGCTAAATATGCCCCTCTCCACCTTGTGCCTCTGATTGAGAGGTTGGGAACGCCTCAAGTATGTTTGCACCAACATGATCACAGTTTTATTTTATACTTTCAAGTTAAAGGTATTAacattttactgtttttttttttcttcctggtaGCAAATTGCCATTGCACGTGAGGGAGACTTGCTGACCAAAGAGCGTCTCTGTTGCGGCCTTTCGATGTTTGAGGTCATTCTGACACGCATCCGCAGCTTCCTGCAAGATGGGGTGTGGCGTGGACCTCCTCCCACCAATGGTGTCATGCATGTGGATGAGTGCATGGAGTTCCATCGCCTCTGGAGTGCAATGCAATTTGTGTATTGCATCCCGGTGGGCACTCATGAGTTCACAGCAGAGTGAGTATGAGTTTGTATGCTCTTCCCGGACTTAcctgggttttctttgggtactccagtttcctcccacatgcaaaaaacatgcaaggtaggctgattgaacacttggAATTGCCCCTAAGCATGAggattgtgaggataagcggtacagaaaatgaatgaatgtttcataATAACATGAGTGTGTGACTTGGAGTGATTAACAATTGCTTTTGCACACCAAACCTCTCGGCAAATGCGCAGATTAGAAATCGGTGGTGGTGTGATATATTgtttcaaatcaaaataaatcaaaatacagaaatagtgTAGCATGATGTGTGCTTTCCGCTGTAGGCAATGCTTTGGGGATGGTCTGAACTGGGCCGGCTGTGCCGTTATTGTGCTTTTGGGACAGCAGCGTCGTTTCGATCTCTTTGACTTCTGCTACCACCTGCTCAAAGTCCAAAGACAAGATGGCAAGGATGAGATCATAAAAAACGTGGTGGGTATTATTTACTGCACTAAAAATGAAGTGTCAAACACATTTGTATTATTGAAATAATAACCGCAATTGACAATTTCACAATTGCCTTTTTGTCAGCCACTAAAGAAGATGGCAGACCGCATCAGGAAGTACCAGATCCTTAATAATGAAATCTTTGCTATTCTAAACAAGTACATGAAGGCTGTGGAGACAGACAGTTCCACTGTGGAGCATGTTCGCTGTTTCCAGCCTCCTATACACCAGTCGCTGGCTACCActtgttgaaaataaatacacacactGAACACAACCATTGCCCAGAGATGTGATTCTATGCACGCTCATTTCTGGTCTCACAGCTGTGAGTTTCTTTCTGTAATTCCTCCTTATActaatgtttttaaaagacAAATAGTCTTAAAGTGTTACTTCTCTTGGAATTTCTGTGAATGCTTGCAATACTGGAATCGGAGAGACCAGAAGTGGAAGTATACTTTCACATcttcactttttgttttagtaAATACACATGACTTGCGGTTCAAATCATGCATGCCCTCTCTCATTCCTTCAACAGCACACCAGATTGAGTTAATCATACATATTTCTAAAAAGATGAATAttgatatttcaaatgtttgagTCTATGTTATGTTATCAAAGACTAAGAGTAAGGAACAATAAGAAGGTTAATAAATTTTCTTACTGGTTAAATAAATCCTAATCATATTATGTTAAAACATTTGAGCAACAAAACTTTGAGCACATAATCTCATTGCCataaggtcattttttttcttttttgcgcAATTATCTGGTGTGCCTATGATAGGACTTCAGTCTatcataatacatttttttttcacaatcgGCTTACTTTCAAGCTAAATAGGTTACTCGGCTGGTCTGAATTGCTTTTGGATTTTCTTGATGCATTTTTATTCAACGCAAGTTtcaatgtacatttttaaactaaatgaCGTGGTCGATGTCGTAATTGTTCTTGTTTTATTATGGATATTTTTATTTGCCCATCATTGGTATAATTGTCTGCCACTAActggaaatgtctttttttgaaaTTCTGTCTCTTAGAAAGATTTTTATATCATGTCCAGGAATACAATAATGGTATTTTTaatttagaacaaaaaaaaaacagatatgtTGTGATTGCccagagttggctgggataggctttagcACCTCGCTGCCCTCATGAGCATAAGCggtgtggaagatgaatgaatgaatgtgttttgATTTTGCAAAGTTTAAACTAACATCAACAAGGTGAGACAATACCTGTGGGTGTATGGTGACAGTAGATGAACCTGTTTTGAGTGTGTGGATGATTATGTCCAGTAGATGTGGAAAATAAAACCATGATACTAAAAGCCACGTATGTTTAAATGAGTGTTTTCTTGGATTTAATCAGTATTAATTCTTGATGGACTTTTGCTTTAACAGTGTTACAAAGACATACTAAATTAGCCCCTATTTTCTaacaaggaaaaaagacttattcATCCTCTACCAGTGATCTTTTACagtatcatttttatttatgtagtgTTATTTTGtaactactattttttttaaattccgctTTGGTCTATTCATTTCCAAGTTTATctagtaaaaacaaaaaggcacAAATGTATCAGTGCGAAACCTTAGCATGGAAGTGTAACTTATTGTCATCATTGGCTCCATTTGTGACATGAGGCTATGTTTATGTAATTGTATAAGTGGCCATGTTTTTAAGTACTAAAAAATGGAGTAATGATTATATAATGTACAACAATGGTCCTGCATTGGATTTGAAATGATGTTGTATTTccatgaaataaaacatgtttaacTGAAAATAGTAATCATAGTTGATTTGAGTTTATTTTGACTTGATTGTTGTGTGTATGGGATGAATAATTACATTATGAATGGGAAGTGGGCTGTGATCCATCACTTGTCATCATTGATCATGTTTTGCAACAATAGAATAGAATTTAAGATAAATCATGCATGCTCGGCTCTCCAATGGCATTACCCCGACTTGTCAGAGTGACGTCAAGAAACAAATGACGCTGAATGGTCCAACATACGGAAGTGAGTGCATGACATAAATTTGAAATTTCCCCGCTGAAACGCCTATTCTAGTTGTCTCACTGTAAGGCTGAACGACAACAGGCAGGAGGTAAAGACTAAGTGTTTTGAGATGTCTTTTTCAAGAGCGCCTTTAAAAAGGTTCAACGAAGCGGTCGGTAAGTCAATAAAACCGCCTGTTTGAATAGCTGGAAAGATGTTGATGTttgttaattaaaagaaaaaatatatgtagtatatgtttACCTGACCCACCAGAAAGTGTCATGGTTGATACACAGACGCTTGATGAAAAACATCACAAAACTTTGAATTCATAAATGACAAAATGGCCGTGTAAACATGAATGTGAATGTTGAAAATCTACAACTTCTGCCCCCTAAAAGTATTGTTTTGATCTCTTAGCTGTTGTGCTAAATACTCGATAGTGTGTCATGGGGTCGCGTTGCTTTAAACGTGATACTAAAGGCGTTCATTTCAAGTTATTTCACAGATtgtaaattaaataatatttaaactgTCCGTTAATAGGAATCGATatccttttttctttgaaaGTTTTTGGCACATCATACTGACGCAGGCAGGCCTTGCCAAACTCTGCAGTTCGGTGCGAAAATTCCTTCCACTTGTAGAATGATTGTTTTTGGATTATGAACATTTTTACCAAAGGTTGTACTCCTGCACCGGGCATCTATAACATCAAAGCTGAAGAACCCAAAGGACTTGTATCCTTTGAGAGATCTGATCGGTTTAAAGAGTCTAAAGCAGGTTGGTAACATTATTTCACTGATAGGCACATGTCTCCAGAACTAATATAATGGCGCACatgtaatatatttatatatatttttaaatcaggtGTATGTTTAGTGCCTCCATCATCCCCCTGCGGGGTCGCTCTAATGTCTCCAGTCAGAAGAACAATGTCATTTGATGGTCTGGTAAGTTGCAGTTTACATTAGAATACAGTTTAATAATATATCGTATATAACAGGGATGTCCTCGATCTGATCACATCATAGCAAATTAGGGTCAATCACAAAATTTTCTAAGGATTGGAATCGGCTGAAAAAGTTTGacaatgtatttattgttttgtttaaattgtGTGCTAAATAGCagcaaaatattccaaatgtaCAAGGAAAAAATTCCATTCTCTGTTATAAAtatgatattattattttattacttgATACTGAATCGGATTGGGACTCTGCATCGGCAGGtcctcaaaatcaggtgactcgaATTCGGGTCCAATTGTGTCTCCAACTGCACAGATATTTACCCAACTATGTATGTTATAGGTTGATGGGTCAACTACAAGAAAGAAAGAACCTTCCATGACCTTGAAAATGAAACAACATCAACTATTGGAAAAAGAGGTGCACCCACATAAGTAAATTTGGAAAAGGAAATCCAGAATTCAAAATGACTTGGATATGATAAATGTTTCAAAAGAATGCTACAAGTGTTGCAACTCCTGGTAGCTGGTTTTTATTgtctatatattttataataaaatagaTTTTCCCCTTGCAGATCCGCCTACTCGTGCAGCAGCGAGGGGAGCAGGATCGTCGGTTGTTCTCTCTTGAAGAGGACCTAAAAAAGATGGAAGCCAAACTTTTGGCGGCAGTTAGGGAAAAGACCAGCCTATCTGCCAACATCACCTCCCTTGAAAGACAGAAGGCGGAACTAAAGAAAGTCAATGAGCTCTTAAAAAATAAGGTGTGTTTAACATAGCGGCTCGTTTCCAAATTGTCACGAGAAGATATGTCATGGAGGTTATTTGTGCTGCCTCTACATTGTTACGAAGCATGTTTCTTCCCAGGTTTCAGCTGACACGACAAAAAAGAAGATCAATTCACTGACAATGGAGTTAATGGACGCCAGGAACAAATTGGACTCCAAAAATAAGGTGTCATTTAGCTATATCCATTCCCCTCATTACAAAAGTTTTCATAACCATCCTTATTTGAAAAACAACTGAATGTAAGCCACTGACATGATTCATTTGTCTGATCCATTCTCACTCGTTTTGATGTgaatgtgagtgcaaatggttatCTGTGTTTGTAGGAGCTCTGTGACTGACTGGTGATTAATTTTAGATATAGTAAGTCTTATGATCCCGGCCACGATATGTGCTTTTGAAAATAGATGGATAGCAACATAATGTTAGATCATTTGTGATGAGCAAATATTCATTTGCCAAATATTCAGTTGTGTATGAAAATGTACTGTATGAGTGCAGGAGCTGAATATTCTGCAGCTCAACGCTGATGCTCACCTCAAGGTGTTAGAAATGGATCTAACTGCTAACAAGGATACTGTCAAATCTCTAACAGACAGAAACAATGACTATGGTAAGCAAGTACTACAGCAACAGATCACCTAAGCATGTTTTCATCCAATGTAAGATATTTTTGTTAATTGTATTTCATATTTATGTGTCATGCAGAGGGCCTCCATCAAATGCTGAAAGCCCAAAATGAGGAGTTGGAGCAGCAGATTGAAAGATTACTCGGTGAGGTGACCCCTCACGGAGGCACCAAACTTCTCTTCTTcactgaaattgatttttttttaaattttaatttctgcACTAACGGAACCCCGGTGCACTAAACGTTACGTTTACCGACTTAAGCATAATGCACAGTTTGTAAACTACACAATTTATAGGTTCACATGATCATTGCTAATGACTCTGGTAACTTTTACGATTGAAAGGCAACATTGGTATGATTCTCCATTGCAAAGAGCTTCTCTGGCAACCAAAGGTGGAAGAgttgttttctgttttaacattttgatcctGTTTGGAGTGCCATATTCGGACACCAGGCTTACATTTTACTCCtttagtttattcatttttgatcAACATATTGGATTACATTAAATTGAACAAACGTTTCCCTTGCAATATTGTTCCAGGTGAGATAATGGAACTCAAAGCAGAAGTCAAGGTGGTGCAAGGATATCTGGATTCAGCGAATGATCAGATTCAGGTAGGcattaaatgaaaaattagTATGTTGGTCCATTATAGGCATAATTtaacaattgtgtttttttttttggaaggatCTCCGCTTAAAGTTGCAAGAGAAAGCACAGCAGGACATTCTCTGTAATATTGAGCAGCAGAACACAAAGTAAATGAGCAATTGTTCCCTGTATTGATatagatttttgtattttaacactATACTGTAACTAAATATCTTTTTCTTGTTCTGCAGGCACCTAGAAGACAAGCTAGACCAATGCAGCATAAAGCTTGAACGTACAGAGGTTGCTCTTAGGCAAAAAGAGGAGGAAGTGCTGAAATATCAGCACGAGATGCAGTCCTCAAAAGATAATTATTTAGAAGCAGAGAAAAACTTGAAAAGCCAAGAGTTAGAGCTTAAGGCTTCGCAAAAATCAGTGAGTGAATTGGAGATGCAACTAAAATTCACGAACCAAGAAGTCCAAGACTCCCAAGCAACAGTTAGTCAGCAGTTGACTGAGTTGGCTCTGCTACAGGAAGCCCTCCAAAAcatggagagagagatggatgaaAAAGTTGTGAATCTTGAACACAGGTTTATGATTTCAACAGAGGAGAAAAGTATGCCGACCCACCGATATCAGTAAAAAtagcaaaacaaattaatacatttctatgtatttgtattattatttattagccAAAATTCAAGAGGAGAGCTCCAAGACAATAGAAGAATTGACAACTGAGCTCAAATTGCTGAAAGATGCTAATCGAGATGAAGCTGAGAGACTGATTCGGTTCCAGAAAGAACATGCTTCAGTCATTGAGGAACTGATGAAAGAAAGGGTcattattattaacattatttttcccTTGCTTTACTTGTATGAcatattttccccttttgatTTGATTCCCTTTATTTGTGATGTGGCACATGCCTTTCCAGAAGCTAATTTTGCCCCCTTTGATTTTAACTTCTCAGGCTCTGGTAAATTCTCTGACTGTACTGGTAGAGCAACGGCGACAAGAATCGGAGGAGTGtcgaaataaattaaatgaggAGCTGGAGGAGATGTTGGGAGAACTCGCTCTCATGGAGGAACAGGAGCGAAGACAAGATGAAGTGAAAGATCAGTGTCAGCAGGAAATTATTGTGCTGGAGAGACAACTGAGTGAAACCAGGGAACTATTTGAGCGGTGAGTAGTAATCAAAGTTCTAATCAGCTTCTCAATTTAGTAGATGGTGTCATTctgtacatttttgttttatttgaatgaacattttaaaGTACACTGAATGACATCTGATAATACAACCTGCAGCTTCCCGTATAATTGCAAGATTATATAGGTATAGATACAAGATAAGTCGCCCATTGAATTTATTCAATATCcttgtaaataaaaacaaatggtaTGTGCATTTTCGTTTTATGAAATTAACTTGCAAAAGCATTTATCTTGGCCATATAGTAGTATCTAAAAATAGGGAAAAATGTTGCtttgaaaaagtaaaaacatgttttcaaatgCTTTACTCTTATGAAACACATAAAATCACTTTGCTTACAACAGAAATATAAGAATATTTCCTCCTAAAATCTTTAGATTTTGAGATTCGGGACCATTAAAAGCTAAGGTTTCTAAATTACTAGTTTGTCAATACAGTTGACTAATTTGATAATCCATTAGTTGTTCGTTAAATAATTTCATCTATTGACAAATGTGATTGATGGCTTACTCATTTTGGTCTGCAGTAACATTTTGCTAAAAATACAAATCACCTGCTTCACATAGTTTCAAGTGACTAGCACTCTATTACAATTCATGTCAGTAAATAAACTGCATTTTTCATCTCAGCATGGGTTTAAATTCCTGGAATGCAGCATTTTTGACATTCGCTGCCGCAGACACCGCTGCTTCCAGCTGAGTAGCACATCTGTTATACAGGATAAATAACAACATTAGCGTCCCACGGGCTGGCTCATCCTTTCTCTCTCCTAATCTCCTTAATGAAGACAAATGTTCAGGAAATATTCTTGACACGCTGTAGAAAACTGATTAGAAAGTGAATGCGTAGTTTCATCAATGACGAGACTAGTATCTAACTAGTAAGTAAAAATTATTCTCACTAAAACATTTGAAtgtatagttgtttttttagcgTGGATAATTCTGATAATGCTTACGTCTATATTGGATCATTGAAATATTTACTAACATAATAGG belongs to Stigmatopora argus isolate UIUO_Sarg chromosome 9, RoL_Sarg_1.0, whole genome shotgun sequence and includes:
- the LOC144082812 gene encoding uncharacterized protein LOC144082812 → MSFSRAPLKRFNEAVGCTPAPGIYNIKAEEPKGLVSFERSDRFKESKAGVCLVPPSSPCGVALMSPVRRTMSFDGLVDGSTTRKKEPSMTLKMKQHQLLEKEIRLLVQQRGEQDRRLFSLEEDLKKMEAKLLAAVREKTSLSANITSLERQKAELKKVNELLKNKVSADTTKKKINSLTMELMDARNKLDSKNKELNILQLNADAHLKVLEMDLTANKDTVKSLTDRNNDYEGLHQMLKAQNEELEQQIERLLGEIMELKAEVKVVQGYLDSANDQIQDLRLKLQEKAQQDILCNIEQQNTKHLEDKLDQCSIKLERTEVALRQKEEEVLKYQHEMQSSKDNYLEAEKNLKSQELELKASQKSVSELEMQLKFTNQEVQDSQATVSQQLTELALLQEALQNMEREMDEKVVNLEHRFMISTEEKTKIQEESSKTIEELTTELKLLKDANRDEAERLIRFQKEHASVIEELMKERALVNSLTVLVEQRRQESEECRNKLNEELEEMLGELALMEEQERRQDEVKDQCQQEIIVLERQLSETRELFERKTKELSLLKEEHLSALKELQEAYASSLEKNEEMSIELESTKEAVKEADKSQKKMKEELQKLTQQMEERDKVIQQKNQEEQMTLENARLLQETQACLAQKDQQMQIMEESHAMKISLLEQELQREAKDNENALRLVKEEKEAQLHYREQMAQKQLEEVGQEKENVMEQLLQEKEEKIKYQTALKVERAALQAGTHDIQMLRSEVLRLQTELNRLTEERSQLQSQVEHSHQSDLAYQHQVEVADTEKKQVQSHLDELQSKYVNLQAHTALMEEKVEGLLNQIEDQEQERCSLQHHVDTLTQEKVTLQWEMDEQQKKLQKQIETQDESSLSSETEHWRALYEELHAKIKPFEEQLNNFAAERNALLNLNGANQEELNKLSDAYAHLLGHQNQKQKIKHVIKLKDENFNLKQEVMKLRSQLNGQKTDLKSKFKDDSQRRFDPSKAFQHNKENRHTESATPLKQENPTAKRLF